In the Acidobacteriota bacterium genome, one interval contains:
- a CDS encoding DUF6365 family protein: MKHLILALCTRGWGETVLGIRMAHELRRIGHECVFLTHEGAGPLFANLSFPVMKMGDHATMSEFLTIALRLFFDQCKPDSIILADYYTTDLAFDKSKTSPQFLKEFQVPLGAIDTWDLKRCGPHMDTMFDVTRKIPDWSDLLDYRLTPVPIAPVEAGPGGSPYCCLPPAPRQRVMKKVSRHVRRSLGVGDEERMVLFLTASWQHSQFTSENCNRIKRWLPELLSQYLSKLGSNVHLVHVGPAALPLEMNGQYRWVPSCAPDTFNALLSGADLLLGFNVSASTIAKAMVYGLPCMLLINSHLVKGTDDLSQAIGGGVSSEMKAWLKKAAPVHPYYMWPVGFFEFIAPLLENNEYCDAIPSFEVLDEERVLEELDKMLFNATAREEQVDRQFHYVERLRQLPSAATLVADHVQ; encoded by the coding sequence GTGAAGCACTTGATACTGGCCCTATGCACCCGCGGATGGGGAGAAACCGTCCTGGGCATCCGGATGGCCCACGAACTGCGCAGGATCGGGCACGAGTGCGTCTTTCTCACTCACGAGGGTGCCGGGCCCCTGTTTGCCAATCTCAGCTTCCCGGTCATGAAGATGGGCGATCACGCCACCATGTCCGAGTTCCTGACCATCGCCCTGCGCCTCTTCTTCGACCAGTGCAAACCGGACTCGATCATCCTCGCCGACTATTACACGACCGACTTGGCCTTCGACAAGTCGAAGACCTCCCCCCAATTCCTGAAGGAGTTTCAGGTGCCCCTGGGAGCGATCGATACCTGGGACCTGAAGCGTTGCGGCCCTCACATGGACACCATGTTCGACGTCACCCGCAAGATTCCCGATTGGTCCGACCTGCTCGATTACCGCTTGACGCCGGTTCCCATCGCTCCCGTGGAAGCGGGTCCGGGGGGAAGTCCCTATTGCTGTCTGCCCCCTGCGCCCCGGCAGCGCGTCATGAAGAAGGTCAGCCGCCACGTCCGCCGCTCGCTGGGAGTCGGCGACGAGGAGCGCATGGTGCTCTTCCTGACGGCAAGCTGGCAGCACAGCCAGTTCACCAGCGAGAACTGCAACCGGATCAAGCGCTGGCTGCCCGAGCTCCTCTCTCAGTACCTCAGCAAGCTGGGTTCCAACGTCCACCTGGTCCACGTCGGCCCTGCAGCTCTCCCGCTCGAGATGAACGGCCAATACCGCTGGGTCCCCTCCTGCGCGCCGGATACCTTCAACGCGCTGCTCTCGGGAGCCGACTTGCTGCTGGGGTTCAACGTCTCGGCCAGCACCATCGCCAAGGCCATGGTTTACGGCCTCCCCTGCATGCTGCTGATCAACAGCCATTTGGTGAAAGGAACCGACGATCTTTCCCAAGCCATCGGAGGCGGCGTCTCCAGTGAAATGAAGGCCTGGCTCAAAAAGGCGGCGCCCGTCCACCCCTATTACATGTGGCCGGTAGGCTTCTTCGAATTCATCGCCCCTCTGCTGGAGAACAACGAATACTGCGACGCCATCCCCTCCTTCGAAGTCCTCGACGAGGAACGGGTTTTAGAGGAGCTGGACAAAATGCTTTTCAATGCCACCGCGCGAGAGGAGCAAGTCGACCGTCAATTCCACTATGTCGAGCGCCTTCGACAATTGCCCAGCGCGGCCACTTTGGTAGCCGATCATGTCCAGTAA
- a CDS encoding DUF6365 family protein, with protein MAIHDRSWGRTKMAVRAARDLQEAGYEVEFLVHESTRALLQGGPFRFQTVRNHIGGLLRLLIDARVSSFKPGGIVYFDFFNTVNLLHRLGIGDSRFLLGYDCLTASLDTWDSAQTGHLIDLPDGSTRSLVLEQAEETLGLYAQIEHRLIPVPVAACDGRRGKFRCLPDWRTCRWDLEARQRLGLSPGERLVLFPTSPWQQPDRLPADSRGLAGLLPRILHRSLSKLGSRIHLVHVGPSALELPQEGCRYHWLPSCRAEEFDSLLAAADLVVSGNIAATTNVKAMAFKTPLLVLRNSRRLRRPGDLEEVERLDNGLKGLLKSALPIHPFTVWPLGYQRFLEPILSENAYCECFDWIEMLDSQKLEERVEQLLYSPLARQSMWRRQEAYLDSVSRLPSAGEWMNSYLN; from the coding sequence GTGGCGATTCACGACCGTTCCTGGGGCCGTACCAAGATGGCCGTGCGGGCCGCTCGCGACCTCCAAGAGGCCGGCTATGAAGTGGAGTTCCTGGTCCACGAGTCCACTCGGGCTCTTCTCCAGGGCGGCCCCTTCAGGTTCCAGACCGTGCGCAACCACATCGGCGGCTTGCTGCGGCTTTTGATCGACGCCCGCGTCAGCAGCTTCAAGCCGGGCGGGATCGTCTATTTCGACTTCTTCAACACCGTCAACCTGTTGCACCGCCTGGGAATCGGCGACTCCCGCTTCCTGCTCGGATACGACTGCCTCACGGCGTCCCTCGACACCTGGGACTCGGCCCAGACCGGCCATCTCATCGACTTGCCCGACGGAAGCACGCGCAGCCTGGTTCTAGAGCAAGCCGAAGAAACCCTGGGACTCTATGCCCAGATCGAGCATCGTCTGATACCGGTCCCGGTTGCCGCCTGCGACGGCCGCAGGGGGAAGTTCCGCTGTCTGCCCGACTGGCGGACCTGCCGGTGGGATCTCGAAGCCCGTCAGCGACTGGGATTGTCGCCGGGAGAGCGCTTGGTGCTCTTCCCCACCTCGCCCTGGCAGCAACCCGATCGACTGCCTGCGGACAGCCGCGGCTTGGCCGGCTTGCTGCCTCGAATCCTCCACCGCAGCCTCAGCAAGCTGGGTTCCAGGATTCACCTGGTGCACGTCGGCCCTTCGGCCCTCGAGCTGCCCCAGGAAGGATGCCGATATCATTGGCTGCCCTCCTGCCGGGCCGAGGAATTCGACTCCCTGCTGGCGGCCGCCGACCTGGTGGTCAGCGGCAACATCGCCGCCACCACCAACGTCAAGGCCATGGCCTTTAAGACCCCCCTGCTGGTGCTGCGCAACTCCCGACGCCTGCGGCGCCCCGGCGACCTGGAGGAAGTCGAGAGATTGGATAACGGTCTCAAGGGACTGCTCAAGAGCGCCCTGCCCATCCACCCCTTTACGGTGTGGCCGCTGGGCTATCAGCGCTTCCTCGAACCGATCCTCTCCGAAAACGCCTACTGCGAATGTTTCGACTGGATTGAGATGCTCGATAGCCAGAAGCTCGAGGAGCGGGTCGAACAACTGCTTTACAGCCCGCTAGCCCGGCAAAGCATGTGGCGACGGCAGGAGGCTTACCTCGACAGCGTATCGAGGCTGCCGTCGGCCGGAGAATGGATGAACTCTTATTTGAACTAG
- a CDS encoding radical SAM protein encodes MKCVAVLVNQRCPLSCKHCSIGFSESYRGTGHSISPEEMRRLVYLVDTDVYGIVAMAGGEPSLSPKTLRAGVEACRERGLLSYMVSAPVWGRSAETAQRFLDKVGGINLIILSYDDYHLEFLSFDHYRNAAQEAMKRNIHVVFEICYAQEEEKQRLVDSLDSLGPRALIAPALVNSVGNAEHFDLGQVWVDVQEDADLNRIPRTCQLGNTLLDTEYTVHGCCWAICGDDSPISHPSNGEEASIKQAFKELDANPVYQSMLQARGFIDSLTPQGRKEVMAAVRGERFVTECDLCMRLMRTETKGIWSHCCSNDAVSKAS; translated from the coding sequence ATGAAGTGTGTCGCAGTTCTTGTCAACCAACGCTGTCCTTTAAGTTGCAAACACTGCTCCATCGGCTTTTCGGAGTCCTATCGGGGGACCGGCCACTCCATTTCGCCGGAGGAGATGCGCCGGCTCGTTTATCTCGTCGACACGGACGTCTACGGGATCGTGGCCATGGCGGGAGGAGAGCCCTCCCTGTCGCCCAAGACCCTTCGAGCCGGTGTCGAAGCCTGCCGGGAGCGAGGCCTGCTCAGCTACATGGTGTCGGCCCCGGTTTGGGGACGCTCAGCAGAGACGGCCCAGCGATTTCTGGACAAGGTGGGCGGAATCAACCTGATCATCCTCAGCTACGACGACTACCACTTGGAGTTCCTCTCCTTCGATCACTACCGCAACGCCGCCCAGGAGGCCATGAAGCGCAACATCCACGTGGTGTTCGAGATCTGCTATGCCCAGGAGGAGGAAAAACAGCGCCTGGTGGATTCCCTGGACAGCCTCGGGCCGCGGGCCCTCATCGCCCCGGCGCTGGTGAACTCGGTAGGCAACGCGGAACACTTCGATCTGGGGCAGGTCTGGGTCGATGTTCAAGAGGACGCGGATCTCAACCGCATTCCCCGCACCTGCCAGCTCGGCAACACCCTGCTGGACACCGAGTACACGGTGCATGGATGCTGCTGGGCCATCTGCGGCGACGACTCGCCCATCAGTCACCCCAGCAACGGAGAGGAAGCCTCCATCAAACAAGCCTTCAAGGAATTGGATGCCAACCCCGTCTATCAGTCCATGCTTCAGGCCCGCGGCTTCATCGATTCCCTGACTCCACAAGGCCGCAAGGAAGTTATGGCAGCGGTTCGAGGCGAGCGGTTCGTAACGGAGTGCGACTTGTGCATGCGCTTGATGCGAACTGAAACCAAGGGAATCTGGTCTCACTGCTGCAGCAACGACGCCGTCAGCAAAGCCTCTTAG
- a CDS encoding radical SAM protein codes for MSESKGPVVLVMAPDGSEYKIDVLIGRMPTFGMYYVASSLEESGYPVVTLNRQWDPPNPLTLASEINSHQPSLIGFTLYDQTLPMAKSTLSLLRLAYKGPIVVGGYTPTFHAEDLLRQWPEIDYVVMREGEHAIVALMEHLEGKRPIEEVPNLVYRDNGEIRFNPEHSLVDVTKIPWPVREWPQQGDVTPIVTRRGCMSRCTFCSMVPFYDTSLGPIVRRREPSDVVDEIAHCVDQGATNFMVYDDDFGMSAKFDRQWCQDFLDEIRRRKVTFCWGIETRVADVIRGSALLPEMIELGLSHMSLGMESILPRQLKLYNKGYKQEHIFQALEIAESLSIDYQTNVIFWDPWITMDEAAEHLALMDQIKIQEQLGSANFPLFSNKLLPRKGTKVHDMLKEQNMLLTRPGSFCHFDFDFVDDRVQQFFNTVFSPFNVNIRSNDRPPAIWLHVPHLEYAGHKEQAARLRTWAREIAHVDYEYFHKLLHTGMEIEDLASQQAKDVFSEIHDEFAPRINECLSRAPSLELHAAETA; via the coding sequence ATGAGCGAAAGCAAAGGACCAGTCGTCCTGGTCATGGCTCCGGACGGCAGCGAATACAAAATCGACGTGTTGATCGGACGCATGCCGACCTTCGGAATGTATTACGTGGCCTCCTCACTGGAGGAGTCCGGCTATCCGGTCGTGACTCTCAACCGCCAGTGGGATCCGCCCAACCCCCTGACGCTGGCTTCGGAGATCAACTCTCATCAGCCCAGTCTGATCGGCTTTACGCTTTATGACCAGACGCTTCCCATGGCCAAGAGCACCCTTTCCTTGCTGCGCCTGGCCTACAAGGGTCCCATCGTGGTGGGGGGCTACACTCCCACCTTTCACGCCGAAGACCTGCTGCGCCAGTGGCCGGAGATCGACTACGTGGTGATGCGCGAGGGGGAACACGCCATCGTGGCCCTGATGGAGCATCTGGAAGGAAAGCGCCCCATCGAAGAGGTACCCAATCTGGTCTACCGCGACAATGGAGAGATCCGTTTCAACCCCGAGCATTCGCTGGTGGACGTGACCAAGATCCCCTGGCCCGTGCGGGAATGGCCGCAGCAAGGCGACGTCACTCCCATCGTCACCCGGCGGGGCTGCATGAGCCGGTGCACCTTCTGCTCGATGGTGCCTTTCTACGACACTTCGCTGGGGCCCATCGTGAGGCGCAGGGAACCGTCCGACGTGGTCGACGAGATCGCACACTGCGTCGATCAGGGCGCCACCAACTTCATGGTCTATGACGATGATTTCGGCATGTCGGCCAAGTTCGACCGTCAATGGTGCCAGGACTTTCTCGACGAAATCCGCCGCCGCAAAGTGACATTCTGCTGGGGCATCGAAACCCGGGTGGCGGACGTCATCAGGGGCTCGGCGCTGCTGCCGGAAATGATCGAACTGGGACTCTCCCACATGTCGCTGGGCATGGAATCGATACTTCCCCGTCAGTTGAAGCTGTACAACAAGGGCTACAAGCAGGAACACATCTTTCAAGCCCTCGAAATCGCCGAATCGCTTTCCATCGACTATCAGACCAACGTCATCTTCTGGGATCCCTGGATCACCATGGATGAAGCCGCCGAGCATTTGGCCCTGATGGACCAGATCAAGATTCAAGAACAACTGGGCAGCGCCAACTTTCCTCTCTTCTCCAACAAGCTCCTTCCGCGCAAGGGCACCAAGGTCCACGACATGTTGAAAGAGCAGAACATGCTGCTCACGCGGCCGGGGTCTTTTTGCCACTTCGACTTCGACTTCGTCGATGACCGGGTGCAGCAGTTTTTCAACACCGTCTTCTCCCCCTTCAACGTCAATATCCGCAGCAACGACCGGCCGCCTGCGATCTGGCTTCACGTGCCTCACCTGGAGTATGCCGGACACAAAGAACAGGCAGCGAGATTGCGGACCTGGGCCAGGGAGATCGCCCACGTCGACTATGAGTACTTCCACAAGCTCCTGCACACCGGGATGGAGATAGAGGACCTGGCGAGCCAGCAGGCTAAGGACGTCTTTTCCGAAATCCACGACGAATTCGCCCCCCGCATCAACGAGTGCCTGAGCCGCGCGCCCAGCCTTGAGCTGCATGCGGCCGAAACGGCCTGA
- a CDS encoding radical SAM protein, with protein sequence MIKTLPEFASVLVSVTEGCHVGCAHCGFIGSIRDRETDPEELCRWVTDTCSYGVPNIIFTGGEPFERFEVLRSGVLAATSQGTMSSLFTSSYWATSEDVTLSYLEQLKGLKRLYLSTDIYHQRTVPYENVRNVIRVADQCGIEGITLCITYATDEDLGKVRSEYQEFEDRVRFYESRVIPTEFIGRILREQDPMTKISEADYGPKCWLETPIINPNGDVFACHIGKVGAHGSMEDLPYWLGNLRRQPFREIMEKARYKKEYQFLRTHGPEGIARLYQEYSDTLEPAVGRDEFSEACDMCFSVLVSQEGRQCLSEFTSRPQVQEEINIRLALRFGEAPVDFSQGPLVSLEVAQ encoded by the coding sequence ATGATCAAGACACTTCCGGAATTCGCATCCGTTTTGGTCAGCGTCACCGAAGGCTGTCACGTGGGCTGCGCCCACTGCGGATTCATCGGCTCCATCCGGGACCGCGAGACCGATCCCGAGGAGTTGTGCCGATGGGTGACCGATACCTGTTCCTACGGCGTGCCCAACATCATCTTTACCGGCGGGGAACCCTTCGAACGATTCGAGGTGCTGCGCAGCGGCGTTCTGGCCGCCACCAGCCAAGGGACGATGAGTTCGCTCTTCACCAGTTCCTATTGGGCCACGTCGGAGGACGTGACTCTCTCCTACCTGGAACAGCTCAAGGGGCTGAAGCGCCTCTACCTGAGCACCGACATCTACCATCAGCGCACCGTGCCCTACGAAAACGTCCGCAACGTGATCCGCGTCGCCGACCAGTGCGGGATCGAGGGCATTACCCTGTGCATCACTTACGCCACCGACGAGGACCTGGGGAAGGTCAGGTCGGAATATCAGGAATTCGAAGACCGGGTCCGCTTTTACGAATCCCGCGTGATCCCCACCGAGTTCATCGGGCGCATCCTCAGGGAGCAGGATCCGATGACCAAGATCTCCGAGGCCGATTACGGCCCCAAGTGCTGGCTTGAAACCCCCATCATCAATCCCAACGGCGACGTCTTCGCCTGCCACATCGGAAAAGTGGGCGCACACGGTTCAATGGAAGATCTTCCTTATTGGCTGGGCAATCTGAGGCGCCAGCCCTTCAGGGAGATCATGGAGAAGGCCCGTTACAAGAAGGAATACCAGTTCTTGCGCACTCACGGGCCGGAAGGAATCGCCCGCCTCTACCAGGAGTACTCGGACACGCTGGAGCCGGCCGTCGGACGCGATGAGTTCAGCGAGGCTTGCGACATGTGTTTTTCGGTGCTGGTCAGCCAGGAAGGCCGCCAGTGCCTGAGCGAATTCACCAGCCGTCCGCAGGTGCAGGAAGAAATCAACATCCGCCTGGCTCTCCGCTTCGGGGAAGCGCCGGTGGACTTCTCCCAAGGTCCTCTCGTTTCCCTGGAGGTGGCTCAGTGA
- a CDS encoding ABC transporter ATP-binding protein has translation MKKMKIPKSVWMEARDLVWKHRYRILIGLLILVFSRLGAFVMPISSKFMIDEVLAKQRPELLPWLVGLAILGGLIQTAGTYGLSRYLGVSAQRVIADLREDIHRRMLRLPIRFFDSQKSGSLTTRVMNDPMAVRNLVGTGIAELIGGLVSSAFALAILTWLNWQMTALLVAVMGLHSVYVGKAFMGLRSTYRQRSELYSHVNGRLAEALGAIRTVKAFRAEKTEEDVFRQGNRSLLDFNTRTLMMVSGFKSITTLTFTSLGGILMGWGGYAVLQGTMTLGDVVLFTTLLVMASQPMMEITRVASQIGEAFASLDRLHDIRGQATEQERVRGEPLTERLAGRVEFRNISFHYQQGVPVLRDVSLRVEPGLTVALVGPSGGGKSTLVNLLLNFYQPARGEILVDGRDISSIDLHDYRAQFAVVLQDNVLFDGSVADNIAYSRPQASLEEIKEAARMAYCDEFIELLEDGYDTVVGERGVKLSGGQRQRVAIARAILANPSILVLDEATSSLDSESEQRVQEALNALRKGRTTFVIAHRLSTIRSADEIMVVDNGRIVEQGTHEELMQRPVGRYRGLYERYQQLETERFLNPGEEVESDEDQSQARVTASPLSDSPLEDLDPLSVLETSS, from the coding sequence ATGAAGAAAATGAAGATACCGAAATCGGTTTGGATGGAGGCCCGTGATCTAGTCTGGAAGCATCGCTATCGCATTCTTATCGGCTTGCTGATTCTAGTGTTTTCCCGCCTGGGCGCTTTCGTCATGCCGATCTCTTCCAAGTTCATGATCGACGAGGTGCTGGCCAAGCAGAGACCTGAGTTGCTGCCCTGGCTGGTGGGTCTGGCCATACTGGGGGGGCTGATACAAACGGCCGGCACCTACGGCCTTTCGCGCTACCTGGGAGTGTCCGCCCAAAGGGTCATCGCCGATTTGCGGGAGGATATCCACCGCCGCATGCTGCGTTTGCCCATCCGCTTTTTCGATTCCCAGAAGAGCGGAAGCCTGACCACCCGGGTCATGAACGATCCCATGGCGGTCCGCAACCTGGTGGGCACGGGCATTGCCGAACTCATCGGCGGACTGGTTTCCAGCGCTTTCGCGCTGGCCATTCTGACGTGGCTGAACTGGCAGATGACGGCCCTCCTGGTGGCGGTGATGGGGCTGCACTCGGTCTACGTAGGCAAAGCCTTCATGGGACTGCGCTCCACCTATCGGCAGCGTTCCGAGCTTTATTCGCACGTCAACGGACGCCTGGCCGAAGCCCTGGGGGCGATTCGAACCGTGAAGGCCTTTCGAGCCGAGAAAACCGAGGAGGACGTCTTTCGGCAAGGCAACCGCAGCCTTCTCGACTTCAACACGCGCACCCTCATGATGGTGAGCGGATTCAAGTCCATCACGACCCTGACGTTCACCTCTCTGGGCGGCATTCTCATGGGTTGGGGGGGATATGCCGTTCTGCAGGGAACGATGACGTTGGGGGACGTGGTTCTGTTCACCACCCTTCTGGTGATGGCCTCCCAGCCCATGATGGAGATCACCCGGGTGGCCAGTCAGATCGGCGAAGCCTTCGCCAGCCTCGACCGTCTTCACGACATCCGGGGTCAGGCAACCGAGCAAGAGCGCGTGCGGGGAGAGCCCCTCACCGAACGCTTGGCCGGGCGTGTGGAGTTCAGGAACATCTCCTTCCACTATCAGCAGGGAGTCCCCGTGCTGCGCGATGTCAGCCTCAGGGTGGAGCCGGGCTTGACGGTCGCCCTGGTTGGCCCCAGCGGAGGGGGGAAGAGCACTCTGGTCAATCTCCTGCTCAACTTTTATCAGCCCGCGAGAGGCGAGATTCTGGTGGACGGCCGCGACATCTCCTCCATCGATCTGCACGACTACCGCGCACAGTTCGCGGTGGTGCTGCAGGACAACGTACTCTTCGACGGCTCGGTTGCCGACAACATCGCCTACTCCCGCCCCCAAGCCAGCCTGGAGGAGATCAAAGAGGCGGCCCGGATGGCCTATTGCGACGAGTTCATCGAACTGCTGGAAGACGGCTACGACACGGTTGTGGGAGAGAGAGGCGTCAAGCTGTCGGGAGGACAGAGACAGCGGGTGGCCATCGCCCGGGCCATACTGGCCAATCCCTCCATCCTGGTTCTCGACGAAGCCACCTCGAGCCTCGATTCGGAGAGCGAACAGCGTGTCCAGGAAGCCTTGAACGCTCTGCGCAAGGGGCGCACCACCTTCGTCATCGCCCATCGGCTCTCCACCATCCGCAGCGCCGACGAGATCATGGTGGTGGACAATGGCCGGATCGTGGAGCAAGGGACTCACGAAGAACTCATGCAACGGCCAGTGGGACGTTACCGGGGACTCTACGAGCGCTACCAGCAATTGGAAACGGAACGCTTTCTCAACCCTGGAGAGGAAGTGGAATCCGACGAAGACCAGTCGCAGGCCAGGGTCACCGCCTCGCCCTTGTCCGACTCGCCGCTTGAGGATCTCGATCCCCTCAGCGTCCTCGAGACTTCTTCCTGA
- a CDS encoding sugar phosphate nucleotidyltransferase has product MEFSAVEVGVVLAAGKGSRMLPFSATLPKALLPVGNRPLIERQIRLLRNLGIRKVVLVVGYLGEAIRSALGDGAALGVQVCYVEQKRPLGIAHALSLLRGRIETPFLLFLGDIYFEAQGLDSLLQGERPRTDAAVLAVRRDSPRAVRKNFEVHLDHQGLVRKVVEKPRVVKSLFKGCGVYLFQEAIFDAIARTRPSSLRGELELTDAIQVLIDEGRRVSAAEVIRKDINLSFPADLLRSNLSALEEERQPNLIAADARLHERAEVHNSVIGPGAVLEGPLRLADSLVLAGSRLKAGENLRRVIVTPDGVLSCFQKAEAQGRIATLPQSSRGGAMHPQSRVELRALGEES; this is encoded by the coding sequence ATGGAGTTTTCGGCAGTTGAAGTCGGCGTCGTCCTGGCCGCCGGCAAAGGAAGCCGCATGTTGCCTTTCAGCGCCACGCTGCCCAAGGCCCTGCTGCCCGTCGGCAACCGGCCCCTGATCGAGCGGCAGATCCGCCTCCTGCGGAATCTGGGCATTCGCAAGGTCGTCCTGGTGGTGGGGTACTTGGGAGAGGCCATCCGGTCGGCGCTGGGAGACGGCGCCGCCCTGGGCGTGCAGGTCTGCTACGTCGAACAGAAGCGACCTCTGGGCATCGCCCACGCCCTCTCGCTGCTGCGGGGACGCATCGAAACGCCGTTTCTGCTCTTTCTGGGCGACATCTATTTCGAGGCCCAGGGACTGGACTCCTTGCTGCAAGGAGAGCGTCCCCGCACCGACGCGGCCGTTCTGGCCGTGCGCCGGGACTCGCCCCGGGCCGTTCGCAAGAACTTCGAAGTTCACCTCGACCACCAGGGCTTGGTCCGTAAAGTGGTCGAGAAGCCGAGAGTCGTCAAGAGTCTTTTCAAGGGATGCGGCGTATACCTTTTTCAGGAAGCGATCTTCGACGCCATCGCCAGGACTCGTCCATCGAGTCTGCGCGGCGAGCTCGAGTTGACCGATGCCATCCAGGTGCTGATCGACGAGGGAAGGCGGGTCTCCGCCGCCGAGGTCATCCGCAAGGACATCAACCTGTCCTTTCCCGCCGACCTGCTGAGGAGCAATCTGTCCGCCCTTGAAGAAGAGCGGCAGCCTAACCTGATAGCGGCTGACGCCCGCCTCCACGAGCGGGCCGAGGTCCACAATTCGGTTATCGGTCCCGGGGCGGTCCTGGAAGGCCCCCTGCGCCTCGCAGACAGCCTGGTGCTGGCCGGATCCCGCTTGAAGGCAGGCGAAAACCTGCGCCGAGTCATCGTCACGCCCGACGGTGTCCTTTCCTGTTTCCAGAAGGCCGAGGCGCAAGGACGCATCGCAACTCTGCCGCAGTCTTCCCGCGGCGGCGCGATGCACCCCCAATCGAGGGTCGAACTTAGGGCGTTAGGAGAGGAATCATGA
- a CDS encoding radical SAM protein has protein sequence MKCLSIHLTDLCNSECTFCVVASPFYTKDTVDYEDVISFLESHRGQGYDVVNLHGGEPTIHPRFLETLQTIRELGYPQIHLQTNGIRLAKREFTEKLVDLNVTKFIVSLHGDTPEYHDSQTFTKGGLKKTLQGMRHVHSLGVHIRTNTVITHQNLERLPQISRLACEVGVSHVNYSNLHPVGSARLSRSRQMATFEEIRRYLYPAVDLVVGEGRTVTLEGFPHCTIGGGRERLHLCNEYRDIKMLVRGDVLEHYDTFMKEQMAVFGPPCQGCPWKEDCTGVYPEYIEYNGWSEFGASLASSRDRGGKEGLAVGS, from the coding sequence ATGAAGTGCTTGAGTATTCACCTGACGGATCTTTGCAACAGCGAGTGTACCTTTTGCGTCGTCGCCTCCCCTTTCTATACGAAGGATACCGTCGACTATGAAGACGTCATTTCCTTCCTGGAAAGTCATCGGGGGCAGGGTTACGACGTGGTCAACCTGCACGGAGGCGAGCCCACCATCCATCCCCGTTTCCTGGAAACCCTGCAAACCATCCGCGAACTCGGATATCCGCAAATCCACCTGCAAACCAACGGGATACGCCTGGCCAAGCGCGAGTTCACCGAGAAGCTGGTCGATCTGAACGTCACCAAGTTCATCGTCTCGCTGCACGGCGACACGCCCGAGTACCATGATTCCCAGACATTCACCAAGGGCGGCCTGAAGAAGACCCTGCAGGGCATGCGCCACGTCCATTCCCTGGGAGTGCACATCCGCACCAATACGGTCATCACTCACCAGAACCTGGAGCGGCTGCCCCAGATCTCCCGCCTGGCCTGCGAGGTCGGCGTTTCCCATGTGAATTATTCCAATCTCCATCCGGTGGGCAGCGCCCGCCTGTCGCGGAGCCGGCAGATGGCCACTTTCGAAGAAATCCGCCGATATCTCTATCCTGCCGTCGATTTGGTTGTGGGGGAGGGACGTACGGTAACCCTGGAGGGTTTTCCACACTGCACCATCGGAGGAGGCCGCGAAAGGCTCCACCTGTGCAACGAATATCGCGACATCAAGATGCTGGTGAGGGGAGACGTCCTGGAACACTACGACACCTTCATGAAGGAGCAGATGGCCGTCTTCGGTCCGCCCTGCCAGGGCTGCCCCTGGAAGGAAGACTGCACAGGCGTCTATCCCGAGTACATCGAATACAACGGCTGGTCCGAGTTCGGTGCAAGCCTGGCCTCCAGCCGCGACCGAGGGGGCAAGGAAGGACTGGCGGTGGGATCATGA